From the genome of bacterium HR17, one region includes:
- the nadD_1 gene encoding putative nicotinate-nucleotide adenylyltransferase yields MGGTFDPIHYGHLVAAEEARFRFRLDRVVFVPCGLPPHKKPYAVTPAEHRYAMTLLATASNPFFAVSRVEIDRPSPSYSVDTVRLFAQQWSGAALFFITGADAVLEILTWKDSDELVALCQFIAVTRPGYDLRQLERLPSSYRARIIPLSIPGMDISSTLIRQRVRTGEPIRYLTPDPVCDYIAKHGLYKE; encoded by the coding sequence ATGGGCGGGACTTTTGACCCTATCCATTACGGGCATTTGGTCGCTGCCGAGGAAGCCCGTTTCCGGTTCCGACTGGACCGTGTCGTCTTTGTCCCTTGCGGGTTACCCCCCCACAAAAAGCCCTACGCTGTCACCCCTGCCGAGCATCGCTACGCTATGACCCTCTTGGCGACGGCTAGCAACCCTTTCTTTGCCGTGTCGCGGGTGGAGATTGACCGCCCAAGTCCGTCTTACTCGGTGGACACGGTGCGCTTGTTCGCTCAGCAGTGGAGCGGTGCGGCGTTGTTTTTCATCACGGGTGCCGACGCCGTGCTGGAAATCCTCACTTGGAAAGACAGCGACGAGTTGGTCGCCCTCTGCCAGTTCATCGCCGTCACCCGTCCCGGTTACGATTTGCGCCAGTTAGAGCGGTTGCCCTCATCCTACCGAGCGCGCATCATCCCGCTGTCCATTCCCGGCATGGACATTTCGTCCACCCTCATTCGTCAGCGGGTGCGGACGGGTGAGCCCATCCGCTACCTGACACCAGACCCCGTGTGCGACTACATCGCCAAACACGGGCTTTACAAAGAGTGA
- the rsfS gene encoding Ribosomal silencing factor RsfS: MVLTARDKAEFFCRIADAKKVSDIVVLEVKGLTPIADYFVLGTCENALHIEAVAEEMELRAKHDLGIIVRRSGEARSNWVVLDADEVLVHLFNPDLRDYYDLETLWAAAPRSAWIEGALRAETFV; the protein is encoded by the coding sequence ATGGTGTTAACCGCTCGCGACAAGGCGGAATTTTTCTGTCGCATCGCCGATGCGAAAAAAGTCAGCGACATCGTCGTCTTGGAGGTAAAAGGGCTGACGCCTATCGCCGACTACTTCGTTTTGGGCACTTGCGAGAACGCCCTGCATATTGAAGCCGTCGCTGAAGAGATGGAGTTGCGCGCGAAACATGACTTGGGCATTATCGTGCGGCGGTCTGGCGAAGCCCGTTCCAACTGGGTCGTCTTGGACGCCGACGAAGTGCTCGTTCACCTCTTCAACCCCGACCTGCGCGACTACTACGATTTGGAGACCCTCTGGGCAGCCGCCCCCCGTAGCGCATGGATAGAAGGCGCGTTGCGGGCAGAAACATTCGTGTAA
- the nrdR gene encoding Transcriptional repressor NrdR: MNCPRCNAPDTQVIDSRLIEDGAAVRRRRQCSRCGLRFTTHERLVRHSLWVIKKDGRRELFDRQKVELGMMKACEKRPVTPEQIRRAAEEIELALQGRGVRQVTSREIGDMVMAKLLELDDVAYIRFASVYQEFDDARRFAEALAALQKRKRQRRIRRRRTRRK; the protein is encoded by the coding sequence ATGAACTGCCCGCGTTGTAACGCACCTGACACGCAGGTGATTGACTCGCGCTTAATTGAAGACGGTGCAGCCGTGCGAAGACGGCGGCAGTGCTCTCGGTGCGGTTTGCGTTTTACGACCCATGAGCGCCTCGTCCGTCACTCCCTTTGGGTCATCAAAAAGGACGGGCGGCGAGAGCTGTTTGACCGTCAAAAGGTAGAGTTGGGCATGATGAAAGCCTGCGAAAAGCGCCCCGTTACCCCCGAACAAATCCGCCGCGCTGCCGAAGAGATTGAGTTAGCGTTGCAAGGGCGGGGCGTTCGGCAGGTCACCTCCCGAGAAATTGGCGATATGGTCATGGCAAAACTGCTGGAACTGGACGATGTCGCTTACATCCGTTTCGCTTCGGTTTACCAAGAGTTTGACGATGCCCGACGGTTTGCCGAAGCCTTAGCGGCGTTGCAAAAGCGCAAACGCCAACGCCGCATCAGGCGGCGTCGCACGCGGCGCAAATGA
- the nth_2 gene encoding Endonuclease III: protein MASKKVPRKGHAAFRALYQALRRAYPQATTELVWQNPFQLLIATILSAQTTDKKTNEVTPVLFARYPTPHALAAADPAEVEAIVRPLGYYRQKTRTIIAAAKMLVDRFNGEVPRSMDELLQLPGVGRKTAAIVLGTAFGIQEGIPVDTHVQRVAQRLGLTRQKQPEKIEQDLMALVPRREWTWFGHALTLHGRYVCLARKPRCNECVLEPYCAKVGVTQPS from the coding sequence ATGGCGTCGAAAAAGGTGCCAAGGAAAGGGCATGCCGCTTTTCGCGCCTTGTATCAAGCGCTGCGACGGGCGTACCCGCAAGCGACCACCGAACTCGTCTGGCAAAACCCTTTCCAATTGTTGATTGCCACCATCCTGTCCGCGCAGACGACGGACAAAAAGACCAACGAAGTCACGCCCGTTTTGTTCGCCCGTTACCCTACGCCCCATGCGCTGGCGGCAGCGGACCCTGCTGAAGTGGAGGCCATCGTTCGCCCGCTGGGCTACTACCGCCAGAAAACTCGCACCATCATCGCCGCCGCCAAGATGTTGGTGGACCGTTTCAACGGGGAAGTCCCCCGCAGCATGGACGAACTGCTGCAGTTGCCAGGGGTGGGGCGCAAAACAGCGGCGATCGTGTTGGGCACCGCCTTCGGAATTCAGGAGGGAATCCCAGTGGACACCCATGTCCAACGCGTCGCCCAGCGGCTGGGTTTGACCCGGCAAAAACAGCCGGAAAAGATTGAGCAGGACTTGATGGCGCTGGTGCCTCGTAGGGAATGGACTTGGTTTGGACACGCGCTGACTCTGCACGGGCGCTATGTGTGCCTCGCCCGTAAGCCCAGATGCAACGAATGCGTCTTGGAGCCCTACTGCGCTAAGGTCGGCGTCACCCAGCCGTCTTAA